Below is a window of Haloterrigena alkaliphila DNA.
CGAACGGCACCCAGACCGCGCTTCGAACGGAGTTCTCGGGCGCCCAGAAGACGGCGAACCTCGAGTACCGGTTCGAGGAGAACGGCTACGACAGGCCGTCGGAGGTCTACACCCGATTCGACCTGTATCCCGACGGCATTCGGCTCGGGACGAACGACACCGTCCGCATCTTCTGGCTTCCCCTGACGAACGGGGCGGGCTCCTCGGGCGGCGGCGCGACCGACGGCACCAACGGCTGGTCGAACGCCATCGGCTTCGCCCACAGGAACGACTCGCCGGCGCCGAACGGTTACAACTTCTTCAGCTACTCCTACCACATGGATCGGGACGGGTCGGGCGACTTCGAGATGACGAGCACCCCGATCTGGATGGATCAGTGGAACGAGATCGAGGGCTACGTCCGGTGTAACACCTTCTCCAACGGACAGGCCAACCGGGACGGCGTCATGCGCTACTGGATCAACGGCGAACTCGCCTACGAGCGCACGAACTTCCGCATGACGACCACCGAGAGCAACCTCATCGAGGGCGTCGGTCCGCTCGGCTACGTCGTCGGGTCGAACCTCTCGGGGAGCGCGCTGATCTACGACAACCACGAGATCGCGATCGGCGGGATCCCGGAGGGACGGGACGACACGCCGCCGTACGACGAGGACCCGACCCTGGTCGAACCCGGTCAGCGGGACCAGTACGACGAGCGATTGACCTACCGAAACGGCGACCGGGAGGCCGAGTACCGCATCTACGTCGACGGCGAGATCGTCCAGTCCGACTGGAGTCAGGCCACCTACAACGAGACGGTCGACATCGCGACCGACGAGTACGCCGTCGTCGACGCCGTGGCGGCGCCCGGAACGGTCGACGGCTACTTCTTCGACGGCGAGATCGTCGCCATCTCCGCCGATCCCGAGCCGTCGGCGCTGTGGGTCTCGGGCGAGCGACTCGATCCCAGCGACTACCCGGACGAGCCCGCCGACAGCGGAGAAGCCGCCGGCGAGGAACCGCTCGAGAACGTGATCCTCGTCGACGGCCTCGGGACGCTCCGGACCAGCCGGTACGAGTTCGAGGTCGGCGGCGACGTCGCGAAGGCCGCCTACGGCGGGGCGTCGATCAACGCCGGCGACCGCATCGACGCCGGCCACGTCATCGGCTCGGTCGCCGGCTGGCGCGACGCGTTCCGCTTCTCCGGCGACCTCGAGCAGTTGACGGTCGACGGTCCGGCCCGCGTCCTGGTCAACGGCGAGCCCGTCGACCCGGCCGACTACGGCGACGACCTGCCCCACATCCTGACGATCGTCGGCAACGGCTCCGAATCGAGCTACGAGGTGGCGGTCGACGGAACGATCGACACCATGGTCGGCGACGCCTCCGAGGCGGAGGCCAACCTGCTGTCGGACAGCGTCGCGTCCGGGAGCATCGAGACCGGCGTCCACCGCTTCCGGTTCTCCGGCGAACTCGCCGACTTCACGTTCATCTCCGGTGGCACCCAGGTCTACGTGGGCGATCAGCGGATCGATCCCGACGACTACAACGACGGAGTCGTCCTCCCCCACGCCATCGTCATCGACGGCACCGAGGCGGAGGGGCCCTCGGACTACTCGTTCGCGATCGACGGCGACGTGATCAAATCGAGCTACCGCGACGCGACGCTCGAGCCGACCGACGCCGTCGAGGGCGCCTCCGTCGAGGGGGTCGTCCGGGAAGACGAACTCGACGCCTACTGGTTCGACGGAAACATCGCGGACTTCACGCTCGCCGGCGACGCCGGCGTCGACATCTACCGGAACGTCCGAGACGTCGACGAATAGCGATCCGTCTCGGCGAGCGAGTTTCGCTCCGTCGGCTTCGTTTTTCGACTCTCCTTCCGTCCGTCACGACTCCCCCGCTCGAGCGCACCGCGGACCGGGAGGCTCGACGGTCGCCAGCGTCGATAGCCGCCCGTTCGACGCCTGATGCTGGCGGTAATCCCGTCTTTCCACGGCAGGTATGAGATGCTACGATTGTGCGAGATTCGTCCGATAGGTTAGATATAGTTGGTAAATTATATGTATAGTATAGAACTACAGAAGTTAATGAGTAATAAAGGTTTATAATAGTATAATTCGGCTTCCCGGTCGCATGACGAGCGATCAGCCGGCAGCCGAACGCGATCGATCGGTCGACAGCGATCAGCGTACCAGCGCCAGCACGAACCGCCTCGGGCGCCGTTCGTATCTCAAGGCAGCCGGATCAGCGACGGCCGCGCTCGGCCTCTCCGGCGCCGCGAGCGCGACGACCGCCGCGGCGGCCGGTCCGGAGCCGATACCCCTCGATTACGACGCGTATCGCGACCCGAGCGCGGTCTACGACGTCAACGACGTCCGGGGGAGCCACACGCCGCAATTCGTGGCGAACCGGGCGACGACCGGCGATCGGTCGCTCGAGCTAACGTTTACGGACGACCAGAAGATCGCCAACTGCGAGTACCGGTTTCCGGAGCACGTCGGCGGCTATCAGGACGAGGTCTACACGCGATTCAAACTGTACCCCGAGAACTTCGCCCTCGAGCCGGACGATACGATCCGAATCTTCTGGGCGCCGCTGACGAACGGGTCGGGTTCCTCGGGCGGCGGCGCGACCGACGGCACCAACGGCTGGTCGAACGCCATCGGCTTCGCCAACCGTAACGACTCGCCAGCGCCGGACGGATACAAGTTCTTCAGCTACTCCTACCACCTCGACAACACCGGCTCCGGCGACTTCCAGATGACCGACGCCGTCGTTCGGATGGACGAGTGGAACGAGATCGAGGCCCACGTCAAGGTGAACTCCTACGAGAACGGCACGGCCAACCCGGACGGGATCATGCGCTACTGGATCAACGGCGAACTCGCGTTCGAGAACACCTCGATGCGCTTCACGACGTCCGACGACAACCGGATCGAGGTCGTCGGCCCGCTGGGGTACGTCGTCGGCAACGGCACCGGGTCGCTCTACTACGACGAACACGAGATCTGTCTCGACGCGGACCGCGAGCAGGCGCGCGCCGCCCTCGAGAACTGACATCCGGCCGTCACGGCGCTGGCTGTCACAGAACTGGCCGTCACGTCACGGCGTCGCCGACACGAGCCGTTCGTAACACTCGCCCGGCGGCCCGACCCAGCCGCCCAGCGCCTTCGCTTCTCGAATCGTCCGTTCGTAGAGCGTACGGTACCCCTCGAACTCGTCGGTGTTGAAGTACCGGGGGTGCCAGAGGACGGTCATGACCGCGTTCCGTTCGCAGGCCTCCTCGAGCAGGCGGCGGCACTCGCGCCACGCCGCGTCCACCGACGGCGTGTTCGCGCGCAGCGCGATCTCCATGATCGTCAACGGGAACACGACGAAGTCGTCGCCGAACGGGCGCAGGACGTCGTACTGGCCGTCGAACCCGTACGTCGGACTCGCCCGGTAGCTGGCGTCGTACCGCAGCCCGATCGATCGGTGGTGGTCCCACGTCTCGGGCACGTTCGTGTTGAGGTAGTGCTGGCGCCCGCCGCGGATCCGATCGCCGAGCACGTCCTCGAGAACGCCCTTCTCGTAGCGGAGTCGCTGCCGGTCGTCGTACGACTCGTAGGAGCCGTGCAGGCCGACCTCCCAGCCGCCGTCGTCGAGGGCCCGGATCACGTCGACGATCTCCGGATCCCGAACGTCGTAGCGGCCGGTGTACAACATCCAGTTGCGGGGTGCCAGCCACTCGGACGGCGACTTTTCCCGGAGACGTTTCTCGTTGAGGAAGTAGAACGCCGACCGGACGCCGAGGTCGTCCTCGAGGGCCATCAGCTCCTCGAACTGCCAGTACGGGCGCTCGTCGGTCACGAGCGATCGGAGGTGGGACGGGTCGCGCTCGGCGGCGGCGTAGTACAGCGACTGAAACGTCTTGTAGGGCCGGTCGACGTCGTGGGTGAGACAGAGCGCGAACTCGTAGTCGTCGCCGAACGAGCGATCGGCCATCATCCGCGAACCACCCGCTCGACGGTGTCGACGACGAACGACGTGGTGTCGACGCTCTCCTCGAGGAGTCGCCGACGGCGCCGCTCCCAGGTCGAGTCGTCGGTCGCCAGCAGTTCTCGAGCCGCGTCGGCGACGGCGGCCGTGCCGGTTTCCTGGGGGAGCCGTCGTAACAACCCGTAGCGCGTCTCGAGTTCCTCGAGCACGCCCGCGTCGAGATCCGAGACGTACAGCGAGGGCGTGCCGAGGACGGCGCTCTCGATGGCCATCGTGGCGCTCTCCCCCAGGAACAGGTCGGCGTGGGCGAGCAGGTCGTGCATCCGCTCGGGCGGCAGGTCGAATCGGCGGTCGGCCAACGCCGGCGGCAGCTCACCTTCCGCAGAGAGGCGGACCGTCGCGCCGAAGCGCTCGAGTTCGGCGACGAGGCGCTCGATGTCGTTCATTCCGTCGCGGCCGAAGTCGTGGGCGGCGTTCCACGAGACCAGTCGCAGGACGACCAGCGGATCGTCGGTGGTCGCGTTAGGGGCGGTGCCGGTACGGGTTGCGGCCCCGGAACCGGCACCGCTGTTCGTGCCAGAACCGCTGTCGGCAGAAGGCCCGAAATCTGTACTGACGCCACCGTCTGCCCGGGGAGCGGCGGGCGCGGCCGGTCGCGCTCCAATCTCGGCGAGCACCCTCGGATCGGGCGTGAACCGGTCCGGGTGGAGGTACGCCAGTTCGTGGTAGCCGCTGTAGGCGTAGTGGCCGTCACCGAGGTCGTCCCGGAAGGCCCGCGGCGTGCAGACGAGGTCGGCGAACGGGAACGTGATGGCGTTCTGGAAGGTTGCGTGTTCGGTGTCGGTAAACAGCACGCTGTGGCCGTCGACGACCGTGGAGGCGTGTGCGACCGCCGGTTCGCCGATCGCGAGCAGCGCGTCCGGCGAGAGTTCTCGAGCGCGTTTCAGGATCCGGTACTCGTAGACCGCCTGGACTTTCGCGAGTTCGACGGTCGATTCGGCGCTGCCCGCCAGCACCTCGTATTCCATATCGTAGGCCTCGAGGAGGTCGCAGGTCACGTCCTTGTCGCGGGCGTAGACGTGAACGTCGTAGCCCCGGTCCTCGAGGTCCGCGACGGCGTTCCTGAAGAAGTGGACGTGGGCCGGGTGCTGAATCGTGATCAGGACCCGGTCCCGCTCAGTCATAGAACTGCACCTCGCGGGGTTCGTTGACCTGCATGTCGAACAGCATCGCGAACAGCAGGAACAGGCTCCCGGTGATGAACAGGAGGATGCTCAACGACCCGCGCACGAACAGCGGGTACGCGAGCATCAGCCAGGCGTACAGCGACCAGAGGAGGCCGCCGAGGGCCACGCCGCAGATCACCGCGCCGAAGAGGTAAAACAGCGCGAGCGGATGGAAGTCGAGGACGAGGTACCGGGTCTTGAGCCGCCAGAAGAAGTTCTTCAGGAGCATTCCGGACACCTTCCGAATGTAGGACGGGTACTTGATGCTCGACTCCTCGTCGCCGTAGACGGCCGGCATCGCGACGTCGGCGACCCGCATCCCCTTGGCGTTGAGCTTTACCAGGAGGTCGTTGCAGTAGCCGTAGTACTCGTACATCTCCTCGATCTCGACGTTCTCGAGCGCCCGCAGCGAGATGGCCGTGTACCCGTTTTGCGGGTCCATCATCTTCCAGTAGCCCGAGGCGATCTTCGTGAGGAACGTCAGGACCGAGTTCCCGAGGAATCGCCACCGCGACATTCCCTCCCGGTACTCCCGGTCGAGCAGGCGATTCCCCTTCGTGTAGTCCACCTCGCCGTCGACGATCGGATCGAGGAACCGCGGTAGGATGTCGGGATCCATCTGGCCGTCGCCGCCCATCACCGCCGTGATGTCGACCTCGTCCTCGAGCGCCTCGAGGTAGCCGGTCTTGATCGCGCCGCCGACGCCCCGGTTCGTCTCGTGGCGGATCGGAACGACGCGACGATCGAAGGCCGGCCCCCCGTCGGCTGCGACGGTCGGGGCCTCTTCCGCTCGCGTCTCCTCGTTGAGCTCCGCCGCGGTCTCGGTGATCTCCTCCCAGGTCTCGTCGGACGACGCGTCGTCGACGGCGTAGATCCGATCGACGTACTCCGGCATCGTCTCGAGGACCTCGCCGACGAATCCCTCCTCGTTGTACGCCGGAACCACGACGGCGACCGTGTGCTGCCTATACATCG
It encodes the following:
- a CDS encoding polysaccharide deacetylase family protein, which gives rise to MADRSFGDDYEFALCLTHDVDRPYKTFQSLYYAAAERDPSHLRSLVTDERPYWQFEELMALEDDLGVRSAFYFLNEKRLREKSPSEWLAPRNWMLYTGRYDVRDPEIVDVIRALDDGGWEVGLHGSYESYDDRQRLRYEKGVLEDVLGDRIRGGRQHYLNTNVPETWDHHRSIGLRYDASYRASPTYGFDGQYDVLRPFGDDFVVFPLTIMEIALRANTPSVDAAWRECRRLLEEACERNAVMTVLWHPRYFNTDEFEGYRTLYERTIREAKALGGWVGPPGECYERLVSATP
- a CDS encoding DUF354 domain-containing protein, translated to MTERDRVLITIQHPAHVHFFRNAVADLEDRGYDVHVYARDKDVTCDLLEAYDMEYEVLAGSAESTVELAKVQAVYEYRILKRARELSPDALLAIGEPAVAHASTVVDGHSVLFTDTEHATFQNAITFPFADLVCTPRAFRDDLGDGHYAYSGYHELAYLHPDRFTPDPRVLAEIGARPAAPAAPRADGGVSTDFGPSADSGSGTNSGAGSGAATRTGTAPNATTDDPLVVLRLVSWNAAHDFGRDGMNDIERLVAELERFGATVRLSAEGELPPALADRRFDLPPERMHDLLAHADLFLGESATMAIESAVLGTPSLYVSDLDAGVLEELETRYGLLRRLPQETGTAAVADAARELLATDDSTWERRRRRLLEESVDTTSFVVDTVERVVRG
- a CDS encoding glycosyltransferase family 2 protein gives rise to the protein MYRQHTVAVVVPAYNEEGFVGEVLETMPEYVDRIYAVDDASSDETWEEITETAAELNEETRAEEAPTVAADGGPAFDRRVVPIRHETNRGVGGAIKTGYLEALEDEVDITAVMGGDGQMDPDILPRFLDPIVDGEVDYTKGNRLLDREYREGMSRWRFLGNSVLTFLTKIASGYWKMMDPQNGYTAISLRALENVEIEEMYEYYGYCNDLLVKLNAKGMRVADVAMPAVYGDEESSIKYPSYIRKVSGMLLKNFFWRLKTRYLVLDFHPLALFYLFGAVICGVALGGLLWSLYAWLMLAYPLFVRGSLSILLFITGSLFLLFAMLFDMQVNEPREVQFYD